From Prionailurus viverrinus isolate Anna chromosome B2, UM_Priviv_1.0, whole genome shotgun sequence, the proteins below share one genomic window:
- the LOC125165806 gene encoding LOW QUALITY PROTEIN: spliceosome RNA helicase DDX39B-like (The sequence of the model RefSeq protein was modified relative to this genomic sequence to represent the inferred CDS: inserted 1 base in 1 codon) — MAENDVDNELLDYEDEVETAAGGDGAEAPAKKDVKGSYVSIHSSGFRDFLLKPELLWAIVDCGFEHPPEVQHECIPQAILGMAVLCQAKSGMGKTAVFVLDTLQQPEPVTGQVSVLVMCHTRELALQISKEYERFSKYMPNVKVAVFFGGXIKKDEEVLKKNCLHIIVGTPDHILALAQNKSLNLKHIKHFILDECDKMLEQLDMRRDVQEIFRMTPNEKQVMMFSATLSKEIRPVCRKFMQDPMEIFVDDETKLTLHGLQQYYVKLKDNEKNRKLFDLLDVLEFNQVVIFVKSVQRCIALAQLLVEQNFPAIAIHQGMPQEERLSRYQQFKDFQRRILVATNLFGRGMDIERVNIAFNSDMPEDSDTYLRQVARAGRFGTKGLAITFVSDENDAKILNDMQDRFEVNISELPDETDIPSYIEQTR, encoded by the exons ATGGCAGAGAACGATGTGGACAATGAGCTCTTGGACTATGAAGATGAGGTGGAGACAGCAGCAGGGGGAGACGGGGCTGAGGCCCCTGCCAAGAAGGATGTCAAGGGCTCCTATGTCTCCATCCACAGCTCTGGCTTTCGTGACTTCCTACTGAAGCCAGAGTTGCTCTGGGCCATTGTTGACTGTGGCTTTGAGCATCCACCAGAAGTCCAGCATGAGTGCATCCCTCAGGCCATTTTGGGAATGGCCGTTCTATGCCAGGCCAAGTCAGGCATGGGAAAGACAGCAGTGTTTGTGCTGGACACACTGCAACAGCCGGAGCCAGTTACTGGACAGGTGTCTGTGCTGGTGATGTGTCACACTCGGGAGTTGGCTCTTCAGATCAGTAAGGAGTATGAGCGCTTCTCTAAATACATGCCCAATGTCAAGGTCGCGGTGTTTTTTGGTG CTATCAAGAAGGATGAAGAGGTGCTGAAAAAGAACTGCTTGCATATCATCGTGGGGACCCCTGACCACATCCTAGCCCTGGCTCAAAATAAGAGCCTCAATCTCAAACACATTAAACACTTTATCTTGGATGAATGTGATAAGATGCTTGAACAGCTCGACATGCGTCGGGACGTCCAGGAAATTTTTCGCATGACCCCCAATGAGAAGCAGGTCATGATGTTCAGTGCTACCTTGAGCAAAGAGATCCGTCCAGTCTGCCGCAAGTTCATGCAAGACCCAATGGAGATCTTCGTGGATGATGAGACGAAGCTGACGCTGCATGGGTTGCAGCAGTACTATGTGAAACTGAAGGACAACGAGAAGAACCGGAAGCTCTTTGACCTTCTCGATGTCCTTGAGTTCAATCAGGTGGTGATCTTTGTGAAGTCTGTGCAGCGTTGCATTGCCCTGGCCCAGCTTCTAGTGGAGCAGAACTTCCCAGCCATTGCCATCCACCAAGGGATGCCCCAGGAGGAGAGGCTTTCTCGGTATCAGCAGTTTAAAGATTTTCAACGACGAATTCTTGTGGCCACCAACCTATTTGGCCGAGGCATGGACATTGAAAGGGTGAACATTGCCTTCAACTCTGACATGCCTGAGGATTCTGACACCTACCTGCGTCAGGTGGCCCGAGCAGGCCGGTTTGGCACCAAGGGCTTGGCCATCACGTTTGTGTCAGATGAAAACGACGCCAAGATCCTCAATGACATGCAGGATCGCTTTGAAGTCAATATTAGTGAGCTGCCAGATGAGACAGACATTCCCTCCTACATTGAACAGACACGGTAG